A window of Canis lupus baileyi chromosome 3, mCanLup2.hap1, whole genome shotgun sequence genomic DNA:
gttggttaagcatctatctgccttcagctcaggtcaggatcccagggtcctgcaactgagtcctgcatcaggctccctgctcagtggggagcctgcctttccctcttcttctctccttacTTGTATgcgctctctttttcttttctcccctctccacccccctctctccgtctgccaaataaataaataaaatctttttaaaaataaaaatttaaatgttaatgtgTGCACTGTCTCATACCTATTGAGatggctactattaaaaaaaaaaaacaaaataactagtgttggcaaggatgtggagaaattgaaaccccTGTGCATTGGTGGTAGGAATGTAAAACGACAAAGCCCCTACGGAAAAcagttcctaaaaaaattaaaagtggaattaccatatgattcagcacttccacttctgggtatatatccgaAAGAATTGAAATCAAGGTCTTAAGGAGATATTTGTACacacatgttcatagcagcattattcacaatacctAAAATATGGAAGGAACCCAAGTGACAATGAACAGATGAAGAGATAagcaaaatgtgttatatatatatatatatatatatatatatatatatatggaatattatacagcctcAAATTAGGAATGAAATTCCTCagtatgctacaacatggatgaactttgaggacattatgctaagtgaaataagtcagtcacaaaaaaacaaatactatatgattccacttacgtGAGGTACCCAAAATGGTcagattcatagagacagaaaatacagTGAGGGCTGCCTAGAGCTGAGGGGagtggggagttattgtttaatgggtatagttTCAGAATTGTAAGATGCAAAGAGTTTTATGggtggatgatggtgatgactgtacaataatgtgaatattcttttttttaaagattttatttatttattcatgagagacatatatatatatagagagaggcacaggcagagagagagcagcagacctgatgcagggagcccgatgcgggactctatcccaggactccaggatcacgtcctgggccgaaggcagacacccaaccacggagccagccaggtatcccaaTAATGTGAATATTCTTAATGCCCCTGaactgtatgtttaaaaatgtttgtgatggtaattttttgagaaaaatacctagaaaattagaaaagaagaaaaatgtaaaattcataatCTAAGCTTTCACTTTAGGAAACTAGGGtggaaaagggaaaattaaatccaaagtaagcagaagaaaataaatagtaaaaattagaacagaaattaatgaaattaaaacgGGATatcaacagagaaaataaaaaccaagaggtttattgataaacttctagccagcctaactaagaaaaaaaaaagagagaagacacaaatttcTAATATTGGAAATGAAAGCAGGGACATTACCACAAATCTCATGGGTATTAAAAGGATACTATAAACAGCTCTCTGCTCACCCATGTGACAACCAACATAAAATGGACTAATTTTCTGAAAAGCGCAATGTGTGTAAACTCATaccagaagaaataaacaatctgaataggcctatatatattaagtaaattaaatcaataattaataacttgTCAAAACAGAAAAAGCCACAGGCCCAAATGGGTTtgctggtaaattctaccaaacatttaagaaagaaattacaccaattctctacaatcttGTCTACAAatcagaagcagagggaataatTCCTAATTCATTCTGTGAAGCCGTCATCACCTTAttgccaaaaccagacaaaggcattacaaaaaagaaaattacagaccgatatttttcttgaatagaaatgcaaaaatccccaacaaaatattagcaagtcaaatccaacaatgtataaaaaagaattacaccccatgaccaagtgagatttattctagATATataaggctggttcaatattcaaaaatgaaataatataatccATTACATCAGCAGactaaagaaaaatcacacaattaTAGCAATacatgcaggaaaagcatttgacaaaatctaacactcattaatgataaaaactctcagcaaactagaacTAGAGGAAacttcctcaatttgataaagaaCATTAACAAAAAACCTACaataacatcatatttaatagtgaaaaatagATGCTTTCCcactatgatcaggaacaaggcaaggatgtacCTTATTGGTTTACAACCTGGCCCCTTCACAGAGGGCAAAGAGAGACTGAAGAGGAAGACTATTTCAGATTAGTAGGTGGCAGCTTCAGTAAGCTGAAAGGTTTAGAGGTTGGTTTTGGGCAGCCACAAGAGAAGTAGATCTCTATACTTACCCACCAGAATCTTAAAAATTTGTAtagaggccttaactgggttTAGTCACATATACCAAccagatggtctcaacaacacaTTACATCTCAAGGCTCTGTCCTTGGGCAGCTTCTAGTACAGGGTGGGCAAAGGGCACACACATTCCAAGGATATGGGAGGTGGAAAGGAGCCTCTGATTGCTCAGGCCCAGCTCATGAGTCAACTGGCAGTCATGTCCTCCTAGTAATCTCTGCCAATGTCCCTTCTAACACCACTCtttttcaacatcatactggaagtcctagagaatctaataaggcaagaaaaggaaataaaaggtatacagattgggaaggaagaaataaaactgcctttGTTTACAGATCGCATAattgtttatgtagaaaatctgaattaaTTGGCCAGAAAACTCCTGAAACTAGTAAGTGATTATAGCAAGGTCataggatacaaggttaatacaCAAAAGTCAATCGCTTTTCTATAAAAcagcaatgaacaattggaatCTGAAATTAAAGtcataatattatttatattagcaccccccccaaaatgaaatagttaggtataaatctaagaaaatatgtaaaaaatatatacaaggaaAACTCTGGTGAAATAAATCAAGGCAGAACTTtagaaatggagagatattccatgttcatgaacagaagactcaatattgtcaagatgtcagttttcCCCAACTTaatctatatattcaatacaATCCCAATGCAAAtctcagcaagttattttgtgcaCATCAACAAACTGGTTCCAAAGTTTATATAGAGAGACAAAAGACCCAGGAGAGCTAATACATTATTGAAAGAGAAGAATAGGGAtgtatgggtggctcagcggttgagcctaccttcagctcaggacatgaccctggagttccgtgatcgagtcccacatcaggctccttgcagggagcctgcttctccctctacctatgtctctgcctctctctttctctctctctctcactctcactctctctgtctctcatgaataaataaataaaatcttaaaaaaaaaaaaagagaagaacaaagttagaggactGACACTATTAggcttcaagacttactataaagatACAGTAGTCAAGATAGTGCGATATTGACCGGggaacagacaaatagatcaatggaacagaaaagagtcacagaaatagatccacagaaatataatcaactgatctttgaaaaaggaacaaagacaataCAAAGGAGAAAAGTCAGTCTTCAAAAAATGATACcataggggaacctgggtggcttagtcaattaagtgtctgcctttggctcaggtcataatcccaggatcctggaatcaagccccatgttgggctttttgctaagtggggagcctgattctccctcttcctctgtctctccccctgcttgtgctctctcttgctctcttaaataaataaataaataaacaaacaaataaataaataaataaaatctttttaaaagtggttctgtaacaattggacatccacatgctttaaaaaatgaatctagtCATAGACCTTACACATTTCacagaaattaattcaaaatgaaacttAGATCTAGATATAAAACacaaactgtaaaactcttagaatataacataagagaaaacctagatgactttGGGTTTGGTGACggctttttagatacaacaccaaaggcacaatctgtgaaaggaagaattaataggctagacttcattaaaattaaaaagctctACAAAAGATATCATCAAGAGACTGAGAAGACAAACGACAGACTGGGACAAAATACTCACAAAGGGCTTCATCAAAGGGTTATTATCtaaaataaagaacttcttaaaattcaacaatagaaaaaaattaacaagctgattttaaaatgaggGCAAGATTGGAACAGACACCTCACCGAAGAAGATATAAGGATGGCAAATAAGTATATaagaagatgctcaaaatcatttgccattagggaattgcaaattaaaacagaagtGAGATAGTATTGcatgcctattagaatggccaaaattcagaacacagacaacaccaaatgctggtgaggacatGAAACAATGGTAATTCTCATTCAtgactggtgggaatgtaaaatggtgcatccATGTTAGAAGACAGTTTAgcaatttctttcaaaactaaCCATACTCCTACCATAAGATCCAGCCATTGTGCTCCTTGGTGTTTACTTCAAATgggttgaaaacttatgtccatacaaaagCTTGCacgtagggacacctgggtccctcatcagggtccccacaaggagccttcttctccctctgcctgtagctctgcctctctgtgtctctcaagaataaataaataaaatcttaaaaacaaaacaaaacaaaactcgcATCCAGTTGTTTATGGCAACTGTCTTAATCCATTTGTGCCACTACAGCAGAATACCATACTGGGTGGGTCAcggacaacagaaatttatttctcatagttttggcCACTGCGAAGTGCAAGATCAAGGCACTAGCAGATTTGGTATCTAGTGAGGACTCACTTCCTGGTTCCTAGACAGCGTCTTCTTGTTGGGTCCTCACATGGATGATGCGTTGAAGGAACTCTAATCCATTCATTAGGGCTCCACCCTAATTATGTAATCACCTCACAAAGGCATAACAAAAAACCAAATACCATCCCTTTGGGGGTTAggtttcaacctatgaatttggggtcagggaggggatacaaacattcagtctatagcagcagctttattcataactgccaaaacttggaaggaaCCACTAGCTGGTGAATAGATAAACTGTGGtgtatccagacaatggaatattatccaatgctaaagcaaacaaacaaacagttaTCAAGTCCTGGAAAGATATGGAGGTTTCTTAAatgtattactaagtgaaagatgTCAAACTGAAAGGCTCCATgctatatgattccaattattggacattctagaaaaggtaaaactatggagacacTAAATAGATTAATGGTGCCAGGGGTTTGGGGAGAGGTGGGAATGAATTAGAGGAGCATGGAGGTTTTTAGGGCACCAAGACTATTCTTTATGATAATATATGGTGGATGCATATTATTATGTATATGAGTAagcatacatgcatacatatccCATTACATATGGGGTTTGTCAAAGCCCATAGATTGTACAACACTGAGAGTGAAGTCTAATGTGATCTATGGACTTTGGGATAATGATTAGTTAACACAGGCTCATCAGTTGTATCACATGTACCACTCTGGAGGGATATGGAGAGTAGGGGAGGCTGTGGGATATGGAGACATGGGTATTTGGGTACTCCCTATACTTTTGGCTTAATCTTGCTGTCGATCTAAaaccacttgaaaaaaaatccagtctatttaaaacaagcaaacaacagaAATACTTTGTATGGCAAAATGCTATGCACGAGGGGTTACTACTGCTTAAAGAGGCAGGTACTATACTTTGGGGGCACAGCCTGGCACTTCAGTGAGATTCTTAGAGACAGAACATCTTTTGgagctgtttttttcttctctgagtaACGTCAATGTGCTAGAGGCCAAGATTAACACCTTTATGACTATGGCAGCCAGCTTTCctgtctcctttccctctgccctgacACACCGGTAGGCAAATGCATCAGGCAGGGAAAGCTTGAAACTTCCCGAACTAACTCCTGAGAGAATTGTTAACTGCAGAACTGGCCTTGGGCCACCTCCCCCTCTGGGTTACTTGAAAGGAAAGTAATTTGAGATGTTTTTGAAACACTTTCCAGCTTTGAGCTTCTATGatccttcttttaatttttccagtgGTCCATGCATTCTCTGGCTTCTAGGCCTTCAGACATGTGGCTCCTTCCACTAGGACCACTATCTCCACTTGCCTGGCTAACTGCTGTTCTGCCTTTCTGGTATCACTTTGGGGGAAGTCCTCTTGACCTCCCTAAACAGAATTAACTGCCCTTCTCCACGGGTGAGAGCCTTCACCATCATCTgttcctgtgcttttttttttttttaagactttatttatttatgagagagagagaggcagagacacaggaggagggagaagcagactccatacagggagcctgacgtgggactcaatccctggtctccaggatcacgccctgggctgaaggcagcgctaaacctctgagccacccagggattccccctgtTTCTGtgcttaaaatactaaaaaatcaGTTTCCATTTACTTGTGTCTTCCCCACtctagactccctactgagtgcagagtgTTGTAGGTattacacacaccacacacacacacacacatactacacGGAGTCTCAGGTCCAGATTTTCTTGGGGATGGCCCAGCTCTGTCTCTGCCTGGGGAGCCTCCAGACCCAAGTTCTCTGGGGAGGGCTGTGCTTCCAGAAACACTCAACCACCAGTCAGAAGTTGCGAGTGGAAAAAGATCTTTCATCAGTGAAGGAACAATTTccattattaaaagaataatcagTGTTAGAACTTACTTGCAACAGAGCCTTTCTAAAGGACCACGGAGTCGCTTTAAGTGTGATCTCTCTgcgtatttgtttttaaaaatttaccagaGGGAGGATTTAAGATCTGCAGTCTCCTAGTCCAAGGATCTCTCAAAGGCTAAGGCAAAGGATCAGAAATGATAATAATTAGAGCAGAACTTTGAGCACTTGGTTCGGAATTTCCCATTGCATTGGCAGGAGGGCAGGCACCTTCTGTCCTGGCACCTTCCTGCTGTCTCGGGTTGGCCAGGTCCAGCCTGCACCTTTGTTCAGCTCCGCCCAGTACCGCCTGGCTGCGGCCTCTCTGCCCACCGGCCTCAGAGCCAGCTCTGCATGTGCCGAGATGGGGCTGCCCCGGCCAGTGCTGTGGCTAAGGAGGCTCTGGGTCCTCTTGCAGGTGGCCGTGCAGGTGGCCGTGGGCAAAGTGTTCCTGAAACTGTTTCCCGCAAGAGTCAAGCAACACATCGTGGCCATGAATGGGAAGAACCCTCACTTTTCCTATGACAACTGGGCCCCCACCCTCTACAGCATGCAGTACTTCTGGTTTGTCCTGAAAGTCCAATGGCAGCGACTAGAGGACAGGACTGAGCCAGGAGGTCTGGCCCCCAACTGCCCTGTGGTCCGGCTCTCGGGACAGAGGTGCAACATTTGGGACTTCATGCAAGGTCAGGAGACTGTTACAAGCTTGAAATGTGCTTGGAATTGGGGTGccagaggagggtggggaggtgggttggAAAGTCCTGAATTCTCCTACTCTAGCTGCTTCTTTTTTGGGTGCTTATCTTCTTCTCACTTCCTGAAACTGGGACTTCTAGATTCTGTTCTTCTGAGTGGCATCACCACCTTCCCAGACCCTTAACCCACAAACCAGCCACCCTGGCCTTCAGCTCCTGCCACACGCTCTTCAGCTCTGTGGGGTCAGCTCTTGCTCGTCCGTCAAACTGCTGCTCGGCGACACTTCCCTGGCTCCCCCAGACTAAGCTAGCCCCTCTTCTATGCTTTATGTccttcacttttctttatttatccgACCTGGTAGGTAGTGATGTGTGGGTGTTTGGTTCATGTCTGCCACCCTCACTGGCCTGCACACTCTGAGCAGGCGAGGCCCATGGTCTAACCCACTTTGTGCCCTGGTGTCTGCTGCTCCACAGtggcaggtgctcagtgaatatgtgttgaagctctctctctctctcccccaggcATACCAGTTCTATTGATTTGGGGTGTCATCGACCTCTCTTTCCGTCCTCACAGTTCTTTTCCTCCTGCCAGGccgccttcctcctcctccccctcttcccaccAAATTTGTGACTGGCTGCCAAATCACCCTTCCACAAGCACATGCCTGGCTCACCGACCTGCACTCAGAAGGAAGCCTGGGCCCAGCCCTGTGTTCAAAGCCCTCCCTGGGCCAACTTCCACTTCCCACCCCAGGCTCACCTGCAGGCTTCCCCTCATGCTCTAGCCTCCACAGGAACTCCTGGGCCTTGCGTGCCCCTGTGCTTTCCCTTCTCTACTTTACTGATGTTGGTTCTTCCCCTCAATCACCAACAGTCCCAGAGCCCTCATCTTCAGGGGCCTGCTCCCATCCCATGAGCTGTCTCAGATCCTTACAGCTAGACATGCACTCTCTCTGCTGAACTCCTGGCTCTGTGTCTGCCCTCTCCTTGGACTCTGATTCTTCCCACCCAGCATCTGGCTGCCGAGCACAAGTGCTTTTTTCCTGCCTGATGGGGAGCCTTGTGACAGAACTGTGTCTGATTCATCTCTGAATTCCCAGGACCTGGACCCAGCAGATAGAGTGGAGAAGGTCCCTGAGGCAGTTGACTAATCTaggattttccttccttccttccttccttccttccttccttccttccttccttccttccttccttccttccttccttccttcctcctttttaaaaaagattttatttatttatttattgggcagagagagagagagagaaagagcacaaaagcagggtggggagagggagaagcaggctctctgctgagcaggaagtctgatgtggggcttggtgccaggaccccaggatcatgacctgagctgaaggtggacacttaactgactgagccacccaggtgccccaatctagTATTTTTCAAACCACATTCTTTAGAAGCCAAATACCACAGATATGCTTTGCCACATTAAGTTTCCTGATTGAAGTAATTTGGGAAACCCTGCACATCATACTCTCCTCCTGGAAATTCATAGAgcacacaaatatttaaaaagctctAAGAAGCCCTGAAgcttaaaaaccaacaaaacttGGAAAAACTGATAAAGTACTGACTGATTTTCCTAACACACACGACCCCCAACTCTCCACCTGAGGAAATGGCCATTGCCATCACCCAGGTTCCAAAGAACACCCTTTAAGAAACATTGACCTAATCCAATCCTCTCACTTTAGAAGGGAGCTGGAGAACACCAAGAGGCAGAGGTAGCAGATCCAGGGAGTGACCAAGTCAGACCCAGAGTCTGGgctttctcatttcattctctcTAGTGCTCCTCAGCAAGCATTCATGAGCACCTCCTCTGTGCCTGGTGCCCCACTAGATCCCAGGCACTCGGAGTTTGGTAAGAGCTTGTTCCTTCCACAGGTTTATGGCTTCATTGCACAGAGGTAGATGCGATAAATAAATCCTCACAGTTCTGTGAGATGTGGGAGACTGTAAAGGTATATAAAGTTTGCCTGCAGGGC
This region includes:
- the DIO1 gene encoding type I iodothyronine deiodinase isoform X1; this encodes MGLPRPVLWLRRLWVLLQVAVQVAVGKVFLKLFPARVKQHIVAMNGKNPHFSYDNWAPTLYSMQYFWFVLKVQWQRLEDRTEPGGLAPNCPVVRLSGQRCNIWDFMQDGWAFKNNVNIRTHQTLQDRLQAARLLLDRAPPCPVVVDTMRNQSSQFYAALPERLFVLQEGRILYKGKPGPWNYHPEEVRAVLEKLHS